In Tachysurus fulvidraco isolate hzauxx_2018 chromosome 1, HZAU_PFXX_2.0, whole genome shotgun sequence, a single window of DNA contains:
- the jagn1b gene encoding protein jagunal homolog 1-B has protein sequence MASRAGPRVEGTDGSDYQHRERVASHYQISVALKSEIRKLNMVHVALWVLVLAQVAVSQLNLLSHKVVSSPYQWEYPYLLSIIPTVLNFMALPKNTIGYLAVSMIGAGLFCVAPIIYGAMEMFPVAQQLYRHGKAYRFIFGFSAVSVLYLFIVVAVQVHAWQIYYSKKLLDAWFTTQDKKKK, from the exons ATGGCATCGCGGGCCGGACCGAGAGTAGAGGGTACAGATGGAAGTGACTATCAGCACCGGGAACGTGTGGCCTCACACTATCaaattag TGTTGCACTGAAATCAGAAATCCGAAAGCTGAACATGGTTCACGTGGCACTGTGGGTGTTAGTTTTGGCCCAGGTGGCGGTGAGCCAGCTGAATTTACTGTCCCACAAAGTGGTGTCCAGCCCCTATCAGTGGGAGTACCCTTACCTGCTGAGCATCATTCCCACCGTGCTGAACTTCATGGCACTGCCCAAGAACACCATCGGCTACCTGGCCGTGTCCATGATCGGCGCCGGTCTGTTTTGTGTAGCACCCATCATCTACGGTGCCATGGAGATGTTCCCTGTGGCACAGCAGCTCTACCGGCACGGCAAAGCATACCGCTTCATCTTCGGCTTTTCTGCAGTGTCTGTCCTCTACCTGTTTATTGTGGTGGCTGTGCAGGTACACGCCTGGCAGATTTACTACAGCAAGAAGCTGCTTGATGCCTGGTTCACCACACAggacaagaaaaagaaatga
- the col8a1b gene encoding collagen alpha-1(VIII) chain has product MLSAVYNHSLVFASFCCSSTSQRGKRKSERESEKKERGTAIEKKEYMAMHLHSACGFALVVQVYLLHHAKAGAYYGHQQLAHQNQPLPQLPHTPMGKEAIPQQQYLGKELPHLQYGNDMAMLPYYGKEQLQMPFPLANPSLGKGENVFRGQKGPSGENIFRGQKGPSGENIPRGQKGPAGEVGPMGPRGPQGPPGQPGQGIPGPPGKPGLPGAPGPPGIGKPGMPGSPGKPGVIGLPGPKGDFGPGGGVGPVGLPGPQGHPGPPGLPGLSKPGAQGLPGQPGFRGEPGQKGAPGIPGLPGPKGDFGLGLPGLPGINGPPGPPGIPGPGGLPGVGKPGLNGLPGAQGGPGKPGLPGEQGLQGPPGEEGQPGPPGLPGIGKPGLDGFPGPPGLPGGKGESGPPGFPGGPGLPGIGKPGFPGPKGDKGHGGLPGPSGLKGEKGHGGFPGIIGPPGPGGLPGPSGPMGPPGGIGFPGPKGEVGEVGLKGAVGPPGEPGPPGLPGKSGLPGEGGQPGPRGLPGPFGPQGENGHKGFPGLPGAPGKPGPKGEGGLPGEKGSQGPIGIPGFMGPSGPIGPPGLPGPKGEYGPPGKPGPPGEGKAGLPGPVGPSGKPGPGGFPGKPGIPGLPGPPGPPGLPSGDGAVLPEMGLGLDGAKQGSYKKIKPGEFSGRHFLEMPAFTAQLTTPFPPVGTPVVFNKILYNGNHNYNPQTGIFSCSIPGIYYFAYHVHCKGGNVWVALQKNNEPVMYTYDECKKGFLDQASGSAVLPLQSGDSVHVQLPSDQAPGLYAGQYVHSSFSGYLLYPM; this is encoded by the exons TACATGGCCATGCATCTCCACTCTGCCTGTGGATTTGCCTTGGTGGTACAAGTTTACCTGCTGCATCATGCTAAAGCAGGGGCATATTATGGACACCAGCAGCTTGCCCACCAAAACCAACCACTGCCGCAGTTACCTCACACACCAATGGGCAAGGAAGCGATACCCCAACAGCAATACTTAGGGAAAGAGTTGCCTCATCTGCAATATGGAAACGATATGGCTATGCTCCCCTACTATGGAAAGGAACAGCTACAGATGCCCTTTCCTTTGGCAAACCCCAGTCTAGGCAAAG GTGAAAATGTTTTCAGAGGACAGAAAGGTCCATCAG GTGAGAATATTTTTCGAGGTCAGAAAGGTCCTTCAG GTGAAAATATTCCCAGAGGACAGAAAGGTCCTGCAGGCGAAGTTGGGCCTATGGGACCTCGTGGACCTCAAGGTCCCCCTGGACAACCAGGTCAGGGAATTCCAGGACCTCCTGGGAAACCAGGGCTACCTGGTGCTCCAGGTCCCCCTGGGATTGGAAAACCTGGTATGCCAGGCTCACCAGGAAAACCTGGAGTAATTGGCTTGCCAGGGCCTAAAGGTGACTTTGGACCAGGAGGTGGTGTGGGTCCAGTAGGATTGCCCGGACCTCAAGGTCATCCAGGCCCACCTGGGTTGCCAGGTCTGTCAAAACCAGGTGCACAGGGATTACCAGGACAGCCTGGATTTCGTGGAGAGCCTGGACAAAAGGGTGCTCCAGGGATTCCTGGGCTTCCAGGACCTAAAGGTGATTTTGGACTTGGTCTTCCAGGATTACCAGGAATAAACGGACCACCTGGGCCTCCAGGGATACCAGGTCCAGGAGGATTACCAGGAGTTGGAAAACCAGGTCTAAATGGGTTACCTGGTGCCCAAGGGGGCCCCGGTAAACCAGGTCTTCCTGGGGAGCAAGGGTTACAGGGCCCTCCTGGTGAAGAGGGACAACCAGGGCCACCAGGCCTACCAGGTATTGGCAAACCTGGTTTGGATGGTTTTCCAGGGCCACCTGGTCTTCCAGGTGGAAAGGGAGAGTCAGGCCCACCTGGTTTTCCAGGGGGTCCAGGGTTACCTGGAATTGGAAAACCTGGATTCCCTGGACCAAAAGGTGACAAAGGACATGGTGGCTTACCTGGACCTTCAGGTCTGAAAGGTGAGAAAGGTCATGGTGGATTTCCTGGAATAATTGGCCCACCTGGACCAGGTGGTCTTCCTGGTCCATCTGGTCCCATGGGACCCCCAGGTGGCATTGGCTTCCCTGGACCAAAAGGAGAGGTTGGTGAAGTTGGACTAAAAGGAGCAGTAGGTCCCCCAGGTGAACCAGGTCCTCCAGGACTCCCAGGAAAATCAGGGCTTCCAGGAGAAGGTGGGCAACCAGGGCCCAGAGGCTTACCAGGACCTTTTGGGCCTCAGGGTGAAAATGGACACAAAGGTTTTCCTGGTCTCCCGGGGGCTCCTGGCAAGCCTGGACCAAAAGGGGAAGGTGGTCTACCAGGAGAAAAAGGTAGCCAAGGGCCAATAGGAATCCCAGGATTCATGGGGCCAAGTGGACCGATTGGACCCCCTGGACTGCCTGGACCAAAGGGAGAATATGGACCACCAGGGAAGCCTGGACCACCAGGTGAAGGAAAGGCTGGTTTACCAGGCCCAGTGGGTCCATCAGGAAAACCGGGTCCTGGTGGATTTCCAGGTAAACCTGGAATACCTGGCCTTCCCGGTCCTCCTGGTCCACCTGGACTTCCTTCTGGCGATGGTGCTGTTCTTCCTGAAATGGGTCTAGGACTTGATGGGGCCAAACAAGGATCCTATAAGAAAATCAAGCCTGGTGAATTCAGTGGCAGACACTTTCTTGAGATGCCTGCCTTTACTGCTCAGCTAACCACGCCATTTCCACCTGTTGGAACACCCGTGGTCTTCAATAAGATCTTGTATAATGGCAACCACAACTACAACCCTCAAACTGGCATTTTCTCCTGCAGTATACCAGGAATTTACTATTTTGCATACCATGTCCACTGCAAAGGGGGCAATGTGTGGGTGGCTCTTCAAAAGAACAATGAACCAGTCATGTACACATATGATGAGTGCAAAAAAGGTTTTCTGGATCAAGCATCAGGAAGTGCAGTACTGCCTCTGCAGTCTGGAGACTCTGTTCATGTTCAATTACCATCAGATCAAGCTCCTGGACTTTATGCTGGTCAATATGTCCATTCGTCATTCTCTGGATATTTATTATACCCAATGTAA